The following proteins are encoded in a genomic region of Parabacteroides pacaensis:
- a CDS encoding fimbrial protein, whose translation MKLKRLFLAFLGLGALIACSDDQSEIDSSAYQQIEARLSITATTRDRVTKTVTEEDPEAGTRNEQAIKSLTAIAFYEDGTYANMKTVEEDGIDKVEDLVVKVKALKAGDVSETKLKVVLLANRWDITAPASLAGLKESTMHNLENYTFEGVNSTKQSQYLPMSSPILEVTGLVAGTEYDNWIEKDNNVVPVKNANNMKVTISSDKVTETTELYSTSEDDKIPLQRYLARIQLEKISTNFTGHQMSFTLTKVSVANASNYSLYYGADGSQNGLQYVNGANKVGGYEVTPIPAFYRGYPATIDRKDYYLAQGGEPVSFLCKNYAGIRLSETPTTFKDATISTSQGSYPMAQFYVFEFGSYAIGKVSADGSAAAPVNGTNEIYTTLIITGNLKAGSIDKGERSFRIPIRHSDTEFGVKRNYIYKVEAVLTGEGSANPDETLLNANVSFTVKVVDWNVIKQVEDDVN comes from the coding sequence ATGAAACTTAAGCGTTTATTTTTAGCTTTCTTGGGGTTGGGTGCTTTGATAGCTTGTTCCGACGATCAAAGTGAAATTGATTCTTCTGCTTATCAACAGATAGAAGCCCGTTTATCTATTACGGCTACTACAAGGGATAGAGTAACAAAAACAGTAACAGAAGAAGATCCGGAAGCGGGGACAAGAAATGAGCAGGCTATCAAATCTTTAACAGCCATTGCGTTTTATGAGGATGGAACATACGCCAATATGAAAACCGTTGAAGAAGATGGAATAGATAAAGTGGAAGACTTAGTGGTAAAAGTAAAAGCATTGAAGGCGGGAGATGTTTCGGAAACTAAGCTAAAGGTCGTTTTACTAGCTAATAGGTGGGATATTACTGCTCCTGCGAGTTTAGCAGGCCTTAAAGAATCTACGATGCATAATCTTGAAAATTATACATTCGAAGGGGTGAATAGCACTAAACAAAGCCAGTATCTCCCTATGAGCAGTCCTATACTAGAAGTAACGGGCTTAGTGGCCGGTACGGAATATGATAACTGGATAGAGAAGGATAACAATGTGGTTCCGGTTAAAAATGCTAATAATATGAAGGTAACAATATCCAGTGACAAAGTAACTGAAACTACTGAGCTTTATTCGACAAGTGAGGATGATAAAATACCTTTACAGCGTTATTTAGCCCGTATCCAATTGGAAAAGATATCGACTAACTTTACGGGGCATCAGATGTCTTTTACTTTAACAAAAGTATCGGTAGCGAATGCCAGTAATTATTCATTATATTATGGAGCGGATGGAAGCCAAAACGGATTACAATATGTTAATGGAGCTAATAAAGTCGGTGGTTATGAGGTAACTCCGATACCTGCATTTTATCGCGGATATCCGGCAACGATTGATCGTAAAGATTATTACTTAGCTCAAGGTGGTGAACCGGTATCTTTTCTTTGTAAAAATTATGCCGGAATCCGTTTAAGTGAAACTCCTACTACATTTAAGGATGCCACGATTTCTACTTCCCAAGGCAGTTATCCGATGGCTCAATTCTACGTTTTTGAATTCGGTAGTTATGCAATAGGCAAAGTTTCAGCAGATGGAAGCGCTGCCGCACCGGTAAACGGAACCAATGAGATTTATACTACTTTAATTATTACAGGGAATTTGAAAGCAGGATCTATCGATAAGGGAGAACGCAGTTTCCGGATCCCCATCAGACATAGTGATACCGAGTTCGGTGTAAAACGGAATTATATTTATAAGGTAGAAGCCGTGCTTACCGGAGAAGGTTCTGCTAACCCGGATGAAACCTTATTGAATGCAAACGTTAGCTTTACGGTTAAAGTTGTAGACTGGAATGTAATTAAGCAAGTGGAAGATGATGTGAATTAA
- a CDS encoding fimbrial protein: protein MKLLRNIFFSGLVIAACTACSNDDADSKAKHPNAKLTIGVCTVDTNTKAYNPNDANELAGEANINNLAVLVFNEDGSDILGWDWQSVRKEYTALLENVPVVAEKARIVILANVEEALIKSATTYEDFQARLAELSSQSTGSLTMSSEVIVTDTYLKIGENYLGYADKGNENINGISSPVLLTRIAARIDVAGIVTHFAGTPLAGRTVRIDEISVRNQKTKSYYFSEADWGKVEAPGNVGNSDATLFENTLVSDKDSISTTSYIHYVMENLSGESPTQLVVKATLLASGNEKEQTKTFTAVINANGTNKGYKHNFIKRNYVYRLHLSFDGNSFEITTPPESVGNLNVAVEVRAWGVVNQDVVID from the coding sequence ATGAAACTACTAAGAAACATATTCTTTTCGGGGCTTGTCATTGCGGCATGTACTGCTTGTTCGAATGATGATGCTGATTCCAAGGCAAAGCACCCGAATGCCAAGCTAACCATTGGTGTCTGTACGGTAGATACGAATACGAAAGCATATAATCCGAATGATGCGAATGAGTTGGCAGGAGAAGCAAATATTAATAACCTGGCAGTACTGGTATTTAACGAAGACGGTAGCGATATTTTGGGGTGGGACTGGCAATCGGTGCGTAAAGAATATACGGCTCTTTTAGAAAATGTTCCGGTAGTAGCAGAAAAAGCCCGTATTGTTATTTTGGCGAATGTAGAAGAAGCCTTGATAAAAAGCGCCACTACCTACGAGGATTTCCAGGCACGATTGGCAGAATTATCTTCACAGTCGACCGGCAGTTTGACTATGAGTAGCGAAGTGATTGTAACGGATACCTATTTGAAAATAGGAGAAAATTATTTAGGCTATGCAGACAAAGGAAATGAAAATATCAATGGGATTTCCTCTCCTGTTCTGTTAACCCGTATCGCAGCCCGTATAGATGTGGCAGGTATAGTGACCCATTTTGCAGGAACCCCGTTGGCAGGCCGTACCGTGCGGATCGATGAAATCTCCGTACGGAACCAAAAAACAAAGTCGTATTATTTCAGTGAAGCGGATTGGGGTAAAGTAGAAGCTCCCGGCAATGTAGGGAATTCGGATGCTACTCTGTTTGAGAATACGTTGGTAAGTGATAAGGATTCTATTAGTACTACCTCTTATATTCATTATGTGATGGAGAACCTTTCCGGGGAATCGCCTACCCAGTTGGTGGTGAAAGCTACTTTACTAGCATCGGGAAATGAAAAAGAACAAACGAAAACATTTACCGCTGTGATTAATGCCAATGGAACAAATAAAGGATATAAGCATAATTTCATCAAGCGTAACTATGTATATCGTTTACATCTTTCGTTTGACGGAAATAGTTTTGAAATTACAACTCCGCCTGAATCTGTAGGCAACCTGAATGTAGCGGTAGAAGTACGGGCTTGGGGAGTAGTAAACCAAGATGTGGTAATCGATTAA